A portion of the Mus caroli unplaced genomic scaffold, CAROLI_EIJ_v1.1 scaffold_13938_1, whole genome shotgun sequence genome contains these proteins:
- the LOC110288266 gene encoding olfactory receptor 2AG2-like — MEPWNSTLESGFILVGILDGSGSPELLCATVTTLYMLALISNGLLLLVITVDARLHVPMYLLLRQLSLIDLLFTSVVTPNTVVDFLLRDNTISFEGCALQLFSAMTLGGAEDLLLAFMAYDRYVAICHPLNYMIFMSXKACXLMVATSWILASLSALGHTVYTMHFPFCMSQEIRHLLCEVPPLLKLACADTSQYELMVYVTGVIFLLLPLSAIVTSYSLILFTVLHMPSNEGRKKALVTCSSHLTVVGMFYGGATFMYVLPSSFHSPKQDNIISVFYTIVTPSLNPLIYSLRNKEVIGSFRRVLGRHILPAHTTV, encoded by the coding sequence ATGGAACCCTGGAATTCTACCTTGGAAAGTGGATTCATCTTGGTGGGGATTCTGGATGGCAGTGGCTCTCCTGAACTGCTCTGTGCCACAGTTACAACCCTGTACATGTTGGCACTGATCAGCAATGGACTGCTACTCCTGGTCATCACAGTGGATGCCCGGCTTCACGTACCCATGTACCTCCTACTGAGGCAGCTGTCTCTCATTGACCTCCTCTTCACATCAGTTGTAACTCCCAACACTGTTGTGGATTTTCTGCTCAGAGACAACACCATATCCTTTGAGGGATGTGCCCTTCAATTGTTCTCAGCAATGACATTGGGTGGTGCAGAGGAcctccttctggccttcatggccTATGATAGGTATGTGGCCATTTGTCATCCTCTAAACTACATGATCTTCATGAGTNCAAAGGCCTGCGNGCTCATGGTGGCCACATCATGGATCCTGGCATCTCTTAGTGCACTAGGTCACACAGTGTACACAATGCACTTCCCTTTCTGCATGTCCCAGGAAATCAGACACCTGCTCTGTGAGGTTCCTCCATTGTTGAAATTGGCTTGTGCAGACACATCTCAATATGAGCTCATGGTTTATGTGACAGGAGTGATATTCCTATTGCTCCCCCTCTCCGCCATTGTTACCTCCTACTCACTAATTCTGTTCACTGTGCTGCACATGCCTTCAAATGAGGGCCGGAAGAAAGCCCTTGTCACCTGTTCCTCCCACTTGACTGTGGTTGGGATGTTCTATGGGGGTGCCACTTTCATGTATGTGCTACCCAGTTCCTTCCACAGTCCTAAGCAAGACAATATCATCTCTGTATTCTATACAATTGTCACACCATCTCTGAACCCCCTCATTTACAGCCTGAGGAATAAGGAGGTGATTGGATCTTTTAGAAGAGTACTCGGGAGACATATTCTGCCAGCACACACCACTGTTTAG